The DNA window ACTTTCGCGTGCAAGAGTCATGGGGTAACAATCCTCAGCTAAAAAAGGATCGTCTGCTGCATTGATTAGCAGGGTAGGGATGATGATATTTTTCAAGACCGGTTTGCTGCTGCTTCGGGCCCAGTAATCTTCGGCGCTCGTGAATCCGTGAATGGGAGCGGTAAAGCCTCCGTCGAATTCGCGAAAGGTTTTCATCTTATCCAGATTGGTGTCGTCGAGTTGACCTGGAAAACGTTCCATCTTCTCTCTAATCTTTGTCCGCAAGGTCTTCATGAAACGTTCCATGTAGATACGGTTTTGGGAGTCTTCGAGCCGCAAGGAACTACTTTTCAGGTCACAGGGTACGGAAATGGCCACCGCACTTTTAATCCGTGTATCCAAGCTATCGGCACGATCTCCCAGGTACTTCAGGGTGACGTTTCCTCCCAGACTGAATCCAACAAGCGCGATTTCAGAAAATTGGTCGCGTTTGAATACATGACCAAGAATAGTCTGCAATTCTTCGGTGGCTCCACTGTGGTAGGATTGCAAATACCTATTAATCTCTCCGCTGCATCCACGGAAATTCCATGACAAAACATTCCACCCTTGAATACTGAATACTCTGGCCATCCCTTGCATATAAGCCTGCCGCGAATTTCCCTCGAGCCCATGAGTAAGGATGACGAGTCGTTTCGAGCATTTCTTGATGTTCCAATCCAGATCCAAAAAATCCCCGTCAGGGGTAGTAATACGTTCGCGATCTGAAGTTACCAGCGGAACTTTTCTAAATAGAGCTGGATAGATGGTCTGTAGGTGGGCAGATCGAAAGAGGAAAGGTGGTTTGTAGGTGGATTGAACCAGCGGCATT is part of the Verrucomicrobiota bacterium genome and encodes:
- a CDS encoding alpha/beta fold hydrolase yields the protein MPLVQSTYKPPFLFRSAHLQTIYPALFRKVPLVTSDRERITTPDGDFLDLDWNIKKCSKRLVILTHGLEGNSRQAYMQGMARVFSIQGWNVLSWNFRGCSGEINRYLQSYHSGATEELQTILGHVFKRDQFSEIALVGFSLGGNVTLKYLGDRADSLDTRIKSAVAISVPCDLKSSSLRLEDSQNRIYMERFMKTLRTKIREKMERFPGQLDDTNLDKMKTFREFDGGFTAPIHGFTSAEDYWARSSSKPVLKNIIIPTLLINAADDPFLAEDCYPMTLARESDRFHLEIPFHGGHVGFIQFGENKTYYSERRALKFVEEQTKN